One region of Chryseobacterium muglaense genomic DNA includes:
- a CDS encoding rod shape-determining protein: MGIFDMFTAEIAMDLGTANTLIIYQDKIVIDQPSIVAIDRLTGKAIAVGLEAKLMQGKTHEDIRVIRPLKDGVIADFHASEHLIKEFIKQISQIKGRFFQPALRIVICIPSGITEVERRAVRDSAQKVNAKEIIMVYEPMAAAIGAGIDVESPEGNMIVDIGGGTTEIAVIALGGIVCDKSLKLAGDVFNNDISYFIRTKHNLDIGERTAEKIKIEIGSALEELDFPLDDISVQGKDLLTGKPKEIVVNYKEIFKALDKSLIRIEDAILETLSITPPELATDIYKTGIFLAGGGALLNGLADRIHRKTGLPVFVAEDPLRAVVRGTGIALKNIDRFRFLMR, from the coding sequence ATGGGGATATTTGATATGTTTACGGCAGAGATTGCTATGGATCTAGGAACGGCTAATACCCTAATTATATACCAGGATAAAATTGTTATTGATCAACCCTCTATTGTTGCTATCGACCGATTGACCGGAAAAGCAATCGCTGTAGGACTGGAGGCAAAACTCATGCAGGGTAAAACGCATGAAGATATTAGAGTTATCAGACCGTTGAAAGATGGTGTTATCGCAGATTTTCACGCTTCTGAGCATCTGATTAAAGAGTTTATTAAACAGATTTCTCAAATCAAAGGTCGGTTTTTTCAGCCGGCGCTTAGAATTGTTATATGCATTCCTTCGGGAATAACCGAGGTAGAAAGAAGAGCGGTTAGAGATTCTGCGCAGAAAGTAAATGCCAAAGAAATTATAATGGTGTACGAGCCAATGGCTGCAGCGATTGGAGCAGGTATTGATGTTGAAAGCCCGGAAGGAAATATGATTGTTGACATTGGTGGTGGAACGACCGAAATAGCCGTTATTGCATTGGGTGGAATCGTTTGCGACAAATCTTTAAAACTAGCCGGTGACGTTTTTAATAATGATATTTCATATTTCATCAGAACAAAACACAATTTGGATATTGGTGAAAGAACGGCTGAAAAAATAAAAATAGAAATTGGTTCTGCATTAGAAGAATTAGATTTTCCTTTAGACGATATTTCTGTACAGGGGAAAGATCTTCTTACGGGTAAACCAAAAGAGATTGTAGTTAATTATAAGGAGATTTTTAAAGCCTTAGACAAATCTTTAATAAGAATAGAAGACGCTATATTAGAAACGCTTTCCATTACGCCACCAGAACTTGCAACAGATATCTATAAAACTGGGATTTTCCTTGCAGGAGGCGGTGCTTTGCTTAACGGATTAGCTGACAGAATTCATAGAAAGACAGGATTGCCTGTATTTGTAGCTGAAGATCCATTAAGAGCGGTCGTTCGTGGAACTGGTATTGCGCTTAAAAATATAGATCGATTCAGATTTCTGATGAGATAG
- a CDS encoding helix-turn-helix domain-containing protein produces the protein MNRFYFILLLFIFNIFYSQQESYSDFYKIKKKYENYSENDTTAFRFLKGYISLAKKEKDYPHLVEGYNDAIFYSSSADAKLKYADSTIFAAKLSSNTDLISDAYLRKGVVYYFNYKKYQPALQEYLKAYGYSKNSQDDFLKNAILYHMGVVKSYLGYNQEALVHFKKTQSYFELKSTEKVHPNIVFNNKRGYYNSLHQMAVSYRKLSNYKAIDSLLNIGFQQTKNNKDFQQEYGYFLKEKGINEYHKKNYRTSLTLLHESIKPITKINDFAWATVVYFYIGKSYLDLQDYPNAILHFNKVDSIFQKHNFILPELRENYELLINYYKKDNELKKELYYTKQLLKADSVISKDFSYLASTIHKKYDTEALTEEKERLEKATSWGIWIIGGLIILLIALTFALIVKYRNEKRIKANYIILEEKILNKSSTEIVTEKIKVKPNGEEKSGLSNIIINDLLLKLDNFEKKCEFVENGLTLNKLAIKFNTNSNYLSQVINEYKEVNFNRYLSELRINYITNKLYNDKVFLSYKIETLAEKCGIASRTNFSNLFQEINGIRPIDFIKKRNEDLENNQVLQSHSA, from the coding sequence TTGAACAGGTTTTACTTTATTCTGCTTTTATTTATTTTTAACATTTTCTATTCACAACAAGAATCGTATAGTGATTTCTATAAAATAAAGAAGAAATACGAAAATTATTCTGAAAATGACACTACCGCTTTCCGGTTTTTGAAAGGGTATATTTCGTTGGCTAAAAAAGAAAAAGATTACCCACATTTAGTGGAAGGATACAATGATGCAATATTTTATTCTTCTTCTGCAGATGCTAAACTGAAATACGCTGACAGTACTATTTTTGCTGCCAAATTATCGAGTAATACCGATTTGATAAGTGATGCGTACTTAAGAAAGGGAGTGGTTTACTATTTTAATTATAAAAAGTATCAGCCTGCCTTACAAGAATATTTAAAAGCATATGGGTACTCTAAAAACTCACAGGATGATTTCCTAAAAAATGCTATTCTTTATCATATGGGAGTGGTGAAAAGTTATTTAGGATATAACCAGGAAGCCTTAGTTCATTTTAAAAAAACACAATCCTATTTTGAATTAAAATCTACAGAAAAAGTACATCCTAATATTGTATTCAATAATAAAAGAGGGTATTACAATAGTCTTCATCAGATGGCTGTGTCTTATAGAAAATTAAGCAACTACAAAGCGATAGATTCTCTTCTGAATATAGGATTTCAACAGACTAAAAACAATAAAGATTTTCAGCAGGAATATGGTTATTTCCTGAAAGAAAAAGGCATTAATGAATATCATAAAAAGAATTATAGAACGTCATTGACCTTACTTCACGAATCAATAAAGCCAATTACTAAAATTAACGATTTTGCCTGGGCAACAGTAGTTTATTTTTATATAGGTAAATCATATTTAGATCTTCAGGATTACCCAAATGCTATTTTGCATTTTAACAAGGTAGACTCCATTTTTCAAAAGCATAATTTTATACTCCCGGAACTTCGCGAAAACTATGAGCTGTTGATTAATTACTATAAAAAAGATAATGAGCTCAAAAAAGAACTGTACTACACCAAACAACTATTGAAGGCTGATAGTGTGATATCAAAAGACTTTTCTTACCTCGCATCAACAATTCATAAAAAATATGATACAGAAGCTTTAACCGAAGAAAAAGAAAGGTTAGAAAAAGCAACCTCTTGGGGTATTTGGATTATTGGGGGGTTAATTATTCTGCTAATAGCTCTTACGTTTGCTTTAATTGTAAAATACAGGAATGAGAAAAGAATTAAAGCAAATTATATAATTTTAGAAGAAAAGATTCTTAATAAATCTTCTACAGAAATCGTTACGGAGAAAATTAAAGTAAAACCAAATGGTGAAGAAAAATCAGGATTAAGTAACATCATAATTAACGATTTACTTTTAAAATTAGATAATTTTGAAAAAAAATGTGAGTTTGTTGAAAATGGGTTAACCCTTAATAAATTAGCGATAAAATTCAATACAAATTCCAATTATCTCTCTCAGGTAATCAATGAGTACAAAGAAGTGAATTTTAATAGATACCTTAGTGAACTTCGCATCAATTATATTACCAATAAGCTTTATAATGATAAAGTGTTTCTTAGCTACAAGATTGAAACATTAGCAGAAAAGTGCGGAATCGCTTCGAGAACGAATTTTTCAAATCTTTTTCAGGAAATAAATGGAATTCGCCCGATAGATTTCATAAAAAAACGAAATGAGGATTTGGAAAATAATCAAGTTCTGCAATCCCATTCTGCATAA
- a CDS encoding DUF2271 domain-containing protein, protein MKYFKIQTLGILMTLFCAGFANAQASKYKCMLQLTSYGGEGAYVVVSLINPKGGYEKTLYMMGPDAKWHDTLKEWHKFQSKKPVKLNAITGASVADGDRNISTFSIEDKYLNKGYKVRFETAVEDKKYNVTDLEIPFTTDAIIKKTEGKGGYIRYVKMNKL, encoded by the coding sequence ATGAAATATTTTAAAATTCAGACTTTAGGAATTTTAATGACCTTATTTTGTGCAGGTTTTGCCAATGCACAGGCTTCAAAATATAAATGTATGCTTCAGTTGACCAGTTATGGTGGTGAAGGGGCTTATGTTGTGGTTTCTTTAATTAACCCAAAAGGGGGATATGAAAAAACACTTTATATGATGGGTCCCGATGCAAAATGGCATGATACATTGAAAGAATGGCATAAATTTCAGAGTAAAAAACCTGTAAAATTAAATGCAATTACCGGAGCTTCTGTTGCCGATGGAGACAGAAATATATCAACATTTTCTATCGAAGATAAATATCTGAACAAAGGCTACAAAGTACGTTTTGAAACCGCTGTTGAAGACAAAAAATATAACGTTACCGATTTGGAAATTCCTTTCACAACGGATGCAATTATCAAAAAAACAGAAGGTAAGGGAGGATATATCCGTTATGTGAAAATGAATAAGCTTTAA
- a CDS encoding ankyrin repeat domain-containing protein, with amino-acid sequence MKKILYSALLLFSVIISAQKNTLLQADFWKSKPDVEKVKQEITNGNNPSEFNGNTFDALSLSLTNKAPLETVKFLLEQKGNAVDKLTHDGRIYLHWAAMAGNPEIIEYFISKGSDVHKLDTKGLTPLAFAAVSGLNNPKVYEAFFKAGVNPKHQYKNGANILLLAIGNDKDGSLQKLFTSKGLSIKDVDETGATAFDYAASLGNIDLLKSLKDQGVKASDKALVNAAAGTRAVTNTLPVYQYLIDEVKLNPSAVNANGANALQIIAKKNNQKEIIDYLLSKGVDANKTNKEGNNALIVASGGKDIENIKAILAKTKNINAVNANGESALTQAIQSGSAEIAKFLISNKADAKIVDAKGNNLAYYLIQSYRPGPQRGPDEFSEKLNILQTNNVHLTSPQKDGNTLLHLAIAKNDLELLKKLNALKIDVNSVNKESMTALQKAALVAKDDTILKYLVSLGANKTIKTEFDETAYDLASENESLRNNNVSIDFLK; translated from the coding sequence ATGAAAAAGATATTGTATTCTGCTCTATTATTGTTTTCGGTAATAATCAGTGCTCAAAAAAACACTTTATTACAGGCAGATTTTTGGAAATCTAAACCTGATGTTGAAAAAGTAAAGCAGGAAATTACCAATGGAAATAATCCGTCTGAATTCAACGGAAATACTTTCGATGCCCTTTCTCTTTCATTGACCAATAAAGCTCCTTTAGAAACGGTAAAATTTCTTTTAGAGCAAAAAGGAAATGCAGTAGATAAATTGACTCATGATGGTAGAATTTACCTTCACTGGGCTGCAATGGCTGGAAATCCTGAAATTATTGAATATTTTATTTCTAAAGGTTCTGACGTTCATAAATTAGATACAAAAGGATTAACACCGCTTGCTTTTGCAGCAGTATCTGGTTTAAACAATCCAAAAGTATATGAAGCTTTTTTCAAAGCAGGTGTAAATCCTAAACATCAATATAAAAACGGAGCTAATATCTTACTTTTAGCGATTGGAAACGACAAAGACGGTTCTTTACAAAAACTATTTACCTCAAAAGGTCTTTCTATAAAAGATGTAGATGAAACCGGAGCAACAGCTTTTGACTATGCTGCAAGTTTAGGAAATATCGATCTTTTAAAATCATTAAAAGATCAGGGAGTAAAAGCTTCAGATAAAGCTTTGGTTAATGCAGCAGCAGGAACAAGAGCAGTTACAAATACACTTCCTGTTTATCAATATCTAATTGATGAAGTAAAATTAAATCCTTCTGCTGTAAATGCAAACGGTGCAAATGCTTTACAAATCATTGCTAAAAAAAATAATCAAAAAGAAATTATTGATTATTTACTCAGCAAAGGAGTTGATGCCAATAAAACAAACAAAGAAGGAAACAATGCTTTAATAGTTGCTTCAGGAGGAAAAGATATTGAAAATATAAAAGCAATTTTAGCAAAAACAAAAAATATCAATGCTGTAAATGCGAATGGTGAATCTGCATTAACTCAGGCCATCCAAAGTGGTTCTGCAGAGATTGCTAAATTTTTAATTTCTAATAAAGCAGACGCAAAAATTGTTGATGCGAAAGGAAATAATTTAGCTTATTATTTAATTCAGTCTTACAGACCTGGTCCGCAAAGAGGTCCTGATGAGTTTTCAGAAAAATTAAACATCCTTCAAACGAATAATGTACATCTTACTTCTCCTCAAAAAGATGGTAATACACTACTCCATTTAGCGATTGCAAAAAATGACCTTGAGCTTCTGAAAAAATTGAATGCTCTTAAAATTGATGTAAATTCTGTTAATAAAGAAAGTATGACTGCTCTTCAAAAAGCAGCTTTGGTTGCAAAAGATGACACGATTTTGAAATATTTGGTTTCTTTGGGTGCTAATAAAACCATCAAAACAGAATTTGACGAAACTGCTTACGATCTTGCTTCAGAAAATGAAAGCTTAAGAAATAATAATGTCTCAATCGACTTTTTAAAATAA
- a CDS encoding PepSY domain-containing protein: MTLSIWRYAHLTLAILTFLFLIVASTTGIILAYDAAQEKTQPYRVDDFSTINLAQSLPELRKVFPEITEISVDHNQFVTLEGSDENGENIKAYIDPKTGKILGKPIEKSKFINWVTSLHRSLFLKETGRFTVGVVSFLLMIISISGLILIIKRQNGIRHFFDNIKKDFFSQYLHVVSGRILLIPILVVSVTGTYLFMHRFELIPKGKNEKIAHKITNSETQIKLVDFPVFKETKLSAVKKIEFPFIEDDAEEFFVLKLKDREITVNQINGEIVKEEKYPLTLIYENLSLTFHTGRGSIVWSTVLGISSVGILLFIYSGFVITFKRTRNKIKNKYKAENAEIIILVGSENGSTLGFANKIHSQLLSDGKKSFIAQLNQFKLYPKAEHIIVFTSTYGLGEAPTNASNFKNLLKEFPQNQKIKYSVVGFGSKSYADFCGFAIEVNELLSKQNWAESQIEIHTVNDKSTTEFTEWAKKWSYDTMIPLATAPSLYSEKVPSLKKMKVIGKSEIVDEVTTFKVILKPSSLVKFKSGDLLAIYPENNHKERFYSIGKVDGAIQLVVKLHEKGIGSGFLYDLKENQQIKARVIKNSEFHFPKKASEVIMIANGTGIAPFLGMIEEQTGKSKIHLYCGFRKSNELTANYEHFAHENIKKRKLTSFNLAFSREEKSQYVMDLVKRDAELFINSLENGGFIMICGALKMQHDVEDTLRKLCALKNKDYETFKANGQILTDCY, encoded by the coding sequence ATGACCTTATCAATTTGGAGGTATGCTCATTTAACTTTAGCAATACTTACATTTTTATTTCTCATCGTAGCTTCTACTACAGGAATAATTTTAGCATATGATGCCGCACAGGAAAAAACTCAGCCTTATCGAGTTGACGATTTCAGTACTATAAACCTTGCCCAGTCTTTACCGGAACTGCGCAAGGTTTTTCCGGAAATAACGGAAATAAGTGTAGACCACAATCAGTTTGTAACCTTGGAAGGGTCTGATGAGAATGGTGAAAACATAAAAGCATACATTGACCCAAAAACCGGGAAAATCTTAGGAAAACCTATCGAGAAAAGTAAATTTATCAACTGGGTTACTTCACTCCACCGTTCTTTATTTTTAAAAGAAACCGGAAGGTTTACGGTTGGAGTTGTTTCTTTTTTGTTAATGATCATCAGTATTTCAGGGCTTATTTTGATTATCAAAAGGCAAAATGGAATCAGACATTTTTTCGATAATATCAAGAAAGATTTTTTCTCGCAATATTTGCATGTTGTTTCAGGAAGAATTTTATTAATTCCAATTTTAGTCGTTTCTGTAACAGGAACTTACCTTTTTATGCATCGTTTTGAATTGATACCAAAAGGTAAAAATGAAAAGATTGCTCATAAGATCACCAATTCTGAAACTCAGATAAAATTAGTGGACTTCCCTGTTTTTAAAGAAACCAAACTTAGTGCAGTTAAGAAAATAGAATTTCCTTTTATTGAAGATGATGCCGAAGAATTTTTTGTTTTAAAACTAAAAGATAGAGAAATCACCGTCAATCAAATTAATGGTGAGATTGTAAAGGAGGAAAAATATCCGCTGACTCTTATTTATGAAAACCTAAGTTTAACCTTTCATACAGGTCGCGGAAGTATTGTTTGGTCAACCGTTTTAGGGATTTCTTCAGTTGGGATTTTACTATTTATTTATTCAGGTTTTGTCATTACTTTTAAACGAACCAGAAATAAAATTAAGAACAAATACAAAGCTGAAAATGCTGAAATCATTATTTTGGTTGGTTCTGAAAACGGCTCAACTTTAGGTTTTGCCAATAAAATTCATTCTCAACTTTTATCAGACGGAAAAAAATCGTTTATAGCTCAACTTAATCAATTTAAATTATATCCTAAAGCAGAGCATATTATTGTTTTTACATCAACCTATGGTTTAGGTGAAGCGCCAACCAATGCTTCCAACTTCAAGAATCTTTTAAAAGAATTTCCGCAAAATCAAAAAATTAAATATTCTGTCGTTGGCTTTGGTTCAAAATCTTATGCCGATTTTTGTGGTTTTGCCATTGAGGTCAATGAATTATTATCTAAACAAAATTGGGCAGAATCTCAAATTGAAATACATACTGTAAACGATAAATCAACCACAGAATTTACAGAATGGGCAAAAAAATGGAGTTACGATACGATGATTCCTTTGGCAACTGCACCATCTTTATACAGCGAAAAAGTTCCCTCTTTAAAGAAAATGAAAGTCATCGGTAAAAGCGAAATCGTTGATGAAGTGACCACTTTTAAAGTGATTTTAAAACCTAGTTCGCTTGTGAAATTTAAATCGGGAGATTTGCTTGCCATTTATCCTGAGAATAATCATAAAGAGAGATTCTACTCTATTGGAAAAGTTGACGGAGCGATTCAATTGGTTGTAAAACTTCATGAAAAAGGTATTGGTTCGGGATTTTTATACGATTTAAAAGAAAATCAGCAAATAAAAGCAAGGGTTATTAAAAACTCGGAATTCCATTTTCCTAAAAAGGCATCTGAAGTGATTATGATTGCCAATGGAACAGGTATTGCACCGTTTTTAGGGATGATTGAAGAACAAACAGGAAAATCCAAAATTCATTTGTATTGCGGTTTCAGAAAATCAAATGAATTGACCGCTAATTACGAGCATTTTGCTCATGAAAATATCAAAAAAAGAAAATTAACGTCTTTTAATTTGGCATTTTCTAGAGAAGAAAAATCTCAATATGTAATGGATTTGGTTAAAAGGGATGCAGAATTATTCATTAATTCATTAGAAAACGGAGGTTTTATTATGATTTGTGGTGCTCTTAAAATGCAGCATGATGTGGAAGATACTTTAAGAAAGTTGTGTGCCCTGAAAAATAAAGATTACGAAACTTTCAAAGCAAACGGACAAATTTTAACTGACTGTTATTAA
- a CDS encoding FAD:protein FMN transferase: protein MKTLRNVATFSMIFFAASIFAQIERSRAVTLMGSKFEITLVDKDSLSAEKNIDKSINEIRRIENLISEWKPETQISEVNKNAGIKPVKVDSEVFTLTEKGIYFSKLTDGAFDISIVAMDKIWKFDDSMNELPSEESIKNSVKNVGYQNIILDKINSTIFLKNKGMKIGFGSIGKGYAADKTRELMQSFGVKSGIINASGDISAWGNQPDGKPWAIGINNPFKDDKIAAVLYLKENAVTTSGSYEKYAEINSKRFSHIMNPKTGYPSTGLTSVTIIGPNATMANGFSTSIMVLGKKEGLKLIKKFPEYQYLIIEDSGKIVKYLK, encoded by the coding sequence ATGAAAACCCTAAGAAACGTTGCTACTTTTTCTATGATTTTCTTTGCTGCATCAATCTTTGCTCAGATTGAGAGAAGTCGTGCAGTAACTTTGATGGGAAGTAAGTTTGAAATTACTTTGGTAGATAAAGATTCTCTGTCGGCTGAAAAAAATATTGATAAATCTATCAACGAAATCCGGAGAATTGAAAATTTAATTTCAGAATGGAAACCGGAAACTCAAATCTCGGAAGTCAATAAAAACGCAGGAATAAAGCCCGTTAAAGTTGATTCCGAAGTTTTTACATTAACAGAAAAAGGAATTTATTTTTCTAAATTGACTGACGGAGCTTTCGATATCAGCATTGTTGCCATGGATAAAATCTGGAAATTTGATGATTCTATGAACGAATTACCTTCTGAAGAATCCATAAAAAATTCGGTAAAAAATGTGGGTTACCAAAATATTATTTTAGATAAGATTAATTCTACTATTTTTCTGAAAAACAAAGGAATGAAAATAGGTTTTGGATCGATAGGAAAAGGTTATGCAGCTGATAAAACCAGAGAATTGATGCAAAGTTTTGGAGTAAAATCGGGAATTATCAATGCTTCAGGCGATATTTCAGCCTGGGGAAATCAACCCGATGGAAAACCTTGGGCAATTGGAATTAATAATCCTTTTAAAGATGACAAAATTGCTGCAGTTCTTTATTTAAAAGAAAATGCTGTGACCACTTCGGGAAGTTATGAGAAATATGCAGAAATTAACAGCAAAAGATTTTCTCACATTATGAATCCCAAAACAGGTTATCCTTCGACCGGATTAACGAGCGTTACGATTATAGGACCCAATGCAACAATGGCAAATGGTTTCAGTACTTCAATTATGGTTTTAGGAAAAAAGGAAGGTTTGAAGCTGATAAAAAAATTCCCTGAATATCAATATTTAATTATTGAAGACTCAGGGAAGATCGTAAAATATTTAAAATAA
- a CDS encoding SemiSWEET transporter: MNVEILGLIAGALTAVASMPQLIKVIKTKNVEDISWLMLVILISGLSLWVWYGFEQDELPIILSNAFAVLVNITLLICYLIFREK, encoded by the coding sequence ATGAATGTAGAAATTTTAGGACTAATTGCTGGTGCTTTAACCGCTGTTGCATCAATGCCGCAGCTTATTAAAGTAATTAAAACAAAAAATGTAGAAGATATTTCCTGGTTGATGCTTGTTATTCTTATTTCAGGACTTTCACTCTGGGTTTGGTATGGGTTTGAACAGGATGAGTTGCCTATTATTTTATCTAATGCTTTTGCAGTTTTGGTCAACATAACATTACTTATATGTTATTTGATTTTTAGAGAAAAATAA
- a CDS encoding YdeI/OmpD-associated family protein: MNLQAEQFFEKAKKWKEEFYLLREIITENDSLEEDYKWMHPCYTLDGKNVVLIHGFKEYFALLFHKGALMKDSDHILIQQTENVQSARQIRFKNIKEVEKQRAIIKKYIQEAVKIEQSGQKVELKKASEYHVPEEFQKALDEDKALNESFYALSPGRQKGYLFYFNQAKQSKTRETRIEKYYQNILDGKGIDD, translated from the coding sequence ATGAATCTACAAGCTGAACAGTTTTTTGAAAAAGCCAAGAAATGGAAAGAAGAATTCTATTTGTTGCGGGAAATCATCACTGAAAACGATTCTTTGGAAGAAGATTACAAGTGGATGCATCCTTGCTATACACTAGACGGGAAAAACGTGGTGCTCATTCATGGTTTTAAAGAATATTTCGCTTTACTTTTTCATAAAGGGGCGTTGATGAAAGACTCTGATCACATTTTGATTCAGCAAACCGAAAACGTACAGTCGGCAAGACAGATTAGATTCAAAAATATTAAGGAAGTAGAAAAACAGCGAGCAATCATCAAAAAATACATTCAGGAAGCTGTAAAAATAGAACAGTCCGGACAAAAAGTAGAACTGAAAAAAGCTTCGGAATATCATGTTCCTGAAGAATTTCAAAAAGCCTTGGATGAAGATAAGGCTTTAAACGAATCATTTTATGCTTTAAGCCCTGGAAGGCAAAAAGGATATTTATTCTATTTTAATCAGGCCAAACAATCAAAAACGCGCGAAACGCGAATTGAAAAATATTATCAAAATATTCTCGATGGAAAAGGAATTGATGATTAA
- a CDS encoding SDR family oxidoreductase, whose translation MNRLQLNGKTVLITGADSGIGKSVALLFAEEGANIAIIFQSDIENAEKTKNEIEYLGRQCIIFKGDVNDIGFCQKTTEEVVKKLGSIDILVNNAGVQFPNNDITALKEEDIRTTFNSNIIGMILLTKTVFPYLKEGSSIINTTSAVAYQGHEELLDYAATKGAIVSFTRSLALQAKSKGIRVNAVAPGPVATPLTKETFGEEKEDESKSPLQRNATTAEIATSFLFLATSASAQMTGQVLHPNGGIIVNG comes from the coding sequence ATGAACAGACTACAACTAAATGGGAAAACTGTTTTAATTACCGGAGCCGACAGCGGAATAGGAAAATCAGTGGCTTTACTTTTTGCCGAAGAAGGTGCCAATATTGCTATTATTTTTCAATCAGATATTGAAAATGCTGAAAAAACAAAAAACGAAATTGAGTATTTAGGACGTCAATGCATTATTTTTAAAGGTGATGTTAATGACATTGGTTTTTGTCAAAAAACGACAGAAGAAGTTGTGAAAAAATTGGGAAGCATCGATATTTTAGTCAATAATGCTGGTGTTCAGTTTCCAAATAATGATATTACAGCGCTGAAAGAAGAAGATATTCGAACTACTTTTAACTCAAATATTATCGGAATGATTCTTCTTACAAAAACAGTTTTTCCTTACTTAAAAGAGGGGAGCTCTATCATCAATACAACTTCCGCAGTGGCTTATCAAGGGCATGAGGAGCTTTTAGATTATGCAGCAACTAAAGGAGCTATCGTTTCTTTTACAAGATCTTTGGCTTTGCAGGCAAAATCGAAAGGAATAAGAGTAAATGCAGTGGCTCCTGGACCCGTTGCAACGCCACTTACCAAAGAAACCTTCGGAGAAGAAAAGGAAGACGAAAGCAAATCTCCTTTACAAAGAAATGCAACTACTGCAGAAATAGCAACATCTTTTCTTTTCTTGGCAACTTCAGCTTCCGCACAAATGACAGGACAGGTTTTACATCCAAATGGCGGAATTATTGTTAACGGATAA